Genomic DNA from Dermochelys coriacea isolate rDerCor1 chromosome 27, rDerCor1.pri.v4, whole genome shotgun sequence:
ctggcCCATAATATAATATTACGCAGTTACATGCCTTGCGAGTGTGTTTCTGGCCGGGGGGGATGAGTGTGGTAGAGGGAGTGTCCGCCCCTGAAGAATTCTGCATTGGTCACTGCTGGAGACGGACCACTGGAGTGTGCTAAGGGAAACCTCCAAGACCGGTGGCCTCATATAAAGCTTATATTTAGGATGAGTCAGTAGCCCCGGAAAAAACAAGAGACCCGCAGGCCCGGATTGATAAATTGGGAGTACAAAATTGAGCTCCGGGGGAAAAAGAAAGCTCCTCTTCTGTGCAATATTCAATGCTTAAAGGGGGGTAACAAAAAGGATCTACCTCAGGAAAAAGGGCTGGAGTCTAGGCCAGCAATTACCACGCTCGTTCTTGTCACAGCCCCTAATCGGGGCTAGCAACCGATGTGCAATTCTCCTGGCCAGTTTagactctttcccctcccccgcacccgaTCAGAAGAATGAAAacggcccctcccccatcctcaaaAATCTCCagctaatttttgttgttgttgttttaatccCATCCAGTGAAAGCCAGCAGTATCGGAAAGTCTCTGCCGGTTATCGAGCTTTAGGGGAAAGGACTCATGACAGATGAAGCAATAAATATGATATCATAGCATTAATTAAGAACATATAAGATAAAGAAGCAATAAATATAATGAAAGAGTAATGACTAATTAAGTATTTTGGGAAAGAAAAGAGGGAGGAGGACCAGAGATTTGATTGAATAAACCACGTTGGCTCATCGCTTTCCCCTGATGGGATCCCATTCTTTTGTCGCTTCAGCAAGTTCTGCAGCGTCCCTTCTCTCAAGAAGACGCTGTCCATAATATCACCTGCGAACACCAGAGATTATTTTTGTAGTTACCAATGTCTCCTTTCTCTGATGGGTCTGACGATCTGACCTGAAGTGGGGCCCTCTTTACGTTCTCCActggggaaaataaaaagaagtaaaatgtaaaataatcatAAATGGTGCGAGGATctggaaagggaaagagaggTAGGATCTCAAGTCGCATTGGAAGTCAGGTAGGCGATTTGGAAACCCCCACTCTATTTCTGCATGTCAGCCATTGACCTCGATTTGGAGTTGAACTGCAGGCATGGCTGCCATTTGGTGTAAAGCAAACGCCACTTTTTGCTCGCAATGGGGATGAGATTTTGGTACGCTTGTACGGACTAGCACCTTCCTTCACGAGTCAATGGGATCCCACTTGAAGTTGGAGAGGTGCCACTAAACTGGAGTTACAGTATCAAGAACTGGCCCCTGGGGAAGGTGCTTTTTCACtatagcaacaacaacaacaaaaaaccgcTTATGACATGGCTATTTTAACCCCAGCGCTTTTGATCTCACCATTAGCCCCAGATATCTATCCGGGACGTTGTGACTACTTGCCACATGGGTTCCAGAGAGCAGATAAGAAGAAAGCGAAGTGATGGGTCCTTATGGGGGTGACAGTGCCTTGGGTAACGGAGTGGAGCAGATGGCGAGCGGCCAGAGAGttccaaagggggtgggggagaaatgaaGATGCAACATCCCCTTTGTCTTAAATAAaataccccccgcccccccaataCCTCACCTTCTTTGCCTTGATTTGAGAATAAGCTTCACAAGAAAAGACTTTTCCAGATTGTCTTTGTCTCTGATTCCAGTCAATTATATTTCCTGTCCCTATTATATTCACCTTTGCTGAAGGAGCAAGAATTTGGGTTGATTAATATTAAATGCTTTCTTTTGTGTCCAGGGCCGGAAGTGTTATACTATAAATGACCATTGCTTGGTCGCATTAAGAAGGCATTTTAATGTCTTCTCTTAACCTGCCCATCGCCACCAAACTCTTGAAAAGTCCAACTCTCAGAGCTGATACTTGGCTTGGTTTTCACTAAGGGAGGTTTCATAGGACGGGGTTACCGACTACAGCCTGTCTTCCCCGCCACATGGCTGCAATAATGAGATATCCTTGAGGCAACCTGGGAAACTCTAGAGTGtttctatattttaaatgaaataaaacattggAATGAGATAATTTTAGCGCTGGAATGAGATAATTGAAAATGATCAGAGCAGTTCTATAAAACCGGTTCAGTGACGGAATAGgttgattctttaaaaaaaaaaaatccaggagtGATCTATTTTGagtattatttaaatataatacatttatttcctcttcctcctcaccccTCACTCCCAAATAAGTGCTATATAATATAGAAAACCACTCCTggctttaaattaaaaatgcatttcatttACAAAACGAATCAAGTGTTAATTATCTTGGGTTTTGATCATTAGTTTGCATATGTGTTATTCAAAAGTAGGATGTTCTAAACACCACAGAACATCAGTAACTCAAAGAATCTGCCTGATACCTTATTATGAATAGTATTCACGAACCAAAATCTGGTGATGTAGGAAACTTTTTCATAAGCCCTTTAGTGAATCAGGAGAAATATAACTGgctaaaacattcaatttgtctTTGGAGGCTTTAAAAGAAATGGGACCCTGCTCTAGTCACAACTATCCCTGTTTCTTAACAAAACTGTCCCTGTTTCCAAAAGTGTTGCATCGGCCAAATCTCTGGAATAAAGAACTTGTATATATGTCTTAAAGTGAACTTTTGGCCTAAAAAACTCCTGATACTTCTTAAGGGCCGAGTAACCAGTAAATATCCTGACAAGTAACAAATGACTGTGGGCGTCATATTGTTAGATGCTCTTGTCTCCCCTGTGCTAACAAGTAAATAAATGTTGCCTACCTCTGTTTCCATTATAGTAACAGTGGAGtggtaagtctgacttcagttTCTTTCTCTTTGTACCTACCCACAATTTGGGCGGTGCCACAAGAAGACCTTAATATAATAAATGAATCAGAAACAGACCAAATTATGTTTGCAACTGAAAAAAAACAGCTTAAAATCCTGGAATTTATTAAacgttttaaaaataaacttctctTTTTCtatgaatagatagatagatatttttaaTCCCATTCTTCATTTTACTATACTGTGTACTATGGTGTTTCTCCAACAAAGACATTCTGTCTTTCAAACTTTATTTCATCAGCTCATTAGAATATTGATTGAATTAAATAGCTTTTACCCACATTGGTTCTAGACACAAAGCTAATGTAGCAAGATGAAAGTACAGATGGGTTTGGTTTGGTATTTTTAGCCTTTTCATCCAAGCATACTCCAAACTCGTTCGTGCCACTTTGcagagaaagttttaaaatgaagaaaagagcATATTTATAGTTGAAAAAGTAGTGAAACCTCCCTAcctttgtctctgtctgtctctgtctcagATGGAACTGGGGTTGGGGAAAAAACCTTCTTTTTATTTGGTGGGGAAAGTTCTGATGAAATTGGTTACATCTTATAATTTGGGGGCCTTTTTAACACTTAAAACAGTCTTGAATAATTCtaactctctcctcccccccaccccccattcccttcTCTCTTTTAAAGTCTTTGAGGAAAGATTTTGACATATACGTGTTGTTATCAGATTGATGGGCAGGGTTTGATTGAAGTTCCTTTGTCATGCAAATGCCAGGGGCTTGATGGATGAGCGCAGATATCTGACAAACTTCAGGAGGTCTTTGCTCATTGGATTAGTGGCGAACCACGTggtcccaccccccactcccccaaccccccccaaccccttttcGGAAGGCTCTGGGGGTTCGAAGGCTAGCGATCCATGGATGGAAGTTTTACAGCTTTGACATACTATCTAAAGGTTGTAGGGCAGGCGAAGTCCCCCCAAAACAGGTTGACCCTCCTCCATCACTGGCAGATGGACAATACTAGGATGAACTCCTTCTTAGAGTATGCAATTTGTAACCGTGGGACGAGCGCCTACTCACCCAAGGGCTACCATCATTTAGAGCAAGGGACAACCTCCTTTCCTGCTTGCTCAGGTACTCCCACCAGTGACAGTTATAACGGAGACGGACGCTTTGTAGTAGCAGGGAGCGCTACCGTGCCAAGCCACCCTGCCCAGCCGAACCCAAGCTACCATCACCCCCACCCTTCAGGGCTTGGCCTCCCCTTCTCGGGCTCTGCATCAGCAGGTTACCCGCCCCAAGCCTGCAACCCCAGCTACGGGCATCACCAGTTCTACCTCAGCCAGCAGGAAACGGATGGCGTGTATTTCCAGTCACCAGGGTACTCTGCCCCCGCTGGATCTAACCTCAGTTCTGGGTCAGATGGCTACTGCCCCTCAGGGTCTGGACAGTACCAACACCACCCCTATGGCCAGGAGCAGCAAGGCTACTTGCAGGGGGCTTACAGCCACCTTTCGTCTGTTGTAACCGAGGACAAAGATCACGCCTGCCCATCTGAGCTATGCCCCACCGCCAGCCTCACACAGACCTTCGATTGGATGAAAGTGAAAAGGAACCCTCCCAAAACAGGTGAGTTGGACAACTCGGTGATcgttttattttaaagtgtgtgtgtgtgtgtgtgtgtgtgtgtgtgtagagagagagaaggaggtgggggaagaaatcTTTTGTGGGTTGGCTATGGgagagatccccccccccctccccaagtcaCAAGGAAGGAGGTAAACAGCTCAAGGGAGAATGGAACAGAGCAACATCATGACTGCAGTAGAGGTAGACAGAGGTCCTGAAAGCTGCGCCTTCTGCTGTAATGATGCAGGGAGGCTGAATTTCTGTGCGAGGCCCAGAGCGATTTAAATCTTGCCTTAAGTAGGAAATGATAGTGGCTTCCTGTCCCTCcaaatttttttcccttccactcCCCTATTGTTCAGCTTCCTTCCCTAGAACCCCCCTTAAATCCcaacctccttccctcccccacccaccttgaCAACTCCATGAAAGTTTCCAGCGAAACAGTGACTTGTAAAAGCGGACTATTTGGAAGGGAGCAGGTGAGCCGTTCATCTCAGAAGGGAGCCTTCCGGTGCAGTGGGGACCCGTGTAGGTACAGAAAGCACCCGGGCCCTGCCGTGGATGGAGCTAAGGGCCAGAAACTGGCCCAGATGCTGAAGTGGTGAGTGTGGCTGGGTGATGGATGGCTGGAGAGAGCGCGGGAGAGAGCCTCGCTTATCAAGTGTCGACCCTCCCCACTGCTTTAACGCGTTACgccttgctgctgcttcctgtgtGTGTTTGCTCATTAACAGCTAAAGTGTCGGAATATGGACTGGTCGGGCCGCCCAACGCCATCCGGACCAACTTCACCACCAAGCAGCTGACGGAGCTGGAGAAGGAGTTTCACTTTAATAAGTACCTCACCCGGGCCAGGCGAGTGGAGATCGCGGCCACCTTGGAACTCAACGAAACCCAGGTGAAGATCTGGTTCCAGAACCGGAGGATGAAGCAGAAAAAGCGGGAGAAGGAAGGCCTggcccccgctcctgcccccaggGTGGCCAAGGAAGTGTGCGAAGCCTCGGACCAGTCCAATTTCACCTCACCTGAGGCCTCTCCCAACTCAGTTTCCTCCTGAAACGGTCCCTTCAAGGCGCAGAAAGGATAAGGCCGTCTCCTTGAAAACTAAGCCAAGGCACACAGATGGAGGCGCGCATACCCCCACACTTTCATACACACACTCCAGCCCGCCCAGGCTGGCCCACACCCCACTCCACTGACTGGTGCCCCGTTGCCGGAGTTGTGATGGTTACACTCCTGCTTCCATTTCTCTGTCCTTCGCTCTTAATTTATGAGACCGTCCTCTAGGAATAGTTCGCTCCAAAAGGAGGGGCTGGCTGGGTCTTTAACCTACATTCCTGGCAAGACCCATTTGTCTCAGGGACGTTTCCACCCCAAGTTTGGGGATTGCACTTTCAACCAGAGAAATTCTTGAAACGAAATTAGTTATTTCCATTCCAAAAAACAATGTGCACAGACTTTGGGCTGCAAGAATTCGTTGCTTAATGTAACTTTTTTCCCCGTGTCCTTTCTTCCCACAGGATtgtaaaaaggttttttttcccccacgcCCGCGTTTAAACTTTGTATATCTTGGAGTGAGACCTACCCTATTAATAAGACAGAGGCCTTTGAGAAAAGAACACAACCCTTCCCTCATCACTTTGCACTATCGCGGCTTTCCATGCTGTTcaaatgctttgttttattttttatttgaatgtaGTTTGTATGCTGCCAGCCACACAAAAAATAATCGAGGAAAAGTTTGACCTGCGGGTACTTTTGGGGGGTGAGTTAGGGAGTGTGCATGCTTCGTGCAACCAGGTTGCAGGGTGGAACCTCGTAAGATTTTGGGTCGTTCAGTTACATTGCTGGATTCAAATGGTATTTATTGTCTATTGTGATAGCCTTAACTCTTAAAGGAAAGTAGCATCTCCCCGTTTCTCTGAGTCCTATCGAAACGCTATTTAACAATGTAAAATACAGTGTAATTATACCCGCCCCCAACAAACTTTTGCATAGACCAACATTAAGAACGtggacattttttgtttgttttgttttaaggagAAAATTACATCGAAAAAAAGCTTACCGGgatttcccctgctccccccccccccccgtattttGACATGAAACTACCTCATTCTAATAAAGTTTAATTTTTCATAGTCTAGTCTTCTTGATTGTTAGTTACGTGGAAATATCTCACACCCAGCCAGGTGGAAGGTTTCTTAACGCCGCTAAATCTTTCCAACGACAGGTCCGTTCCTGCTGCCTTTTTAGATCAAATGGCAAATCTCCCCTTGGCTTTGACAgatgcaggatcgggcccagtaGACACCCTTTTACCGCTTCTAAGGGCAAAACTTAAAGCTGGTGTATTGGGGACCTGCAGAGCGGATCGCTTAACTTCAGTGGAGGAGTTTGGCATCCAGCAATCAGTTTCTCCTGCGGTCACTTAGAactagtgatttttaaaaaaacccaacacgtTGTATTTAATCAGTGAACGATCTTTAAAATGATAGAAATgtgtcacagacacacacacacacacatttcaggaACAATAGGGTACCCATGTTCTTGAAATAGAAGCATAGACTGGAATGaacttgggggtgtgtgtgtgtgtgtcatatttACATAAAGGTTTCTGGATTATTGAAAACGTGCTTTAAAGGGCATCCAGTGGCCTCAGAAGTAAAAGTCAAGAGGgatatttcccccttcccccgcacGCCCCCAAATGGGGACACCGAATGAGGACTGATTGCTCTCCAAATGAAAAGTTGTCATAACTATGTATCACCTTTGGGGGCTGGAGCCTGATTCCACAAGGCGATGACACATTCCCCGTTGACTTCACTGAGCGCGGGATCGGACACTATATACCATAATCTTAATACTTTTGGAGGAAgagaggtgggtgggggtgggagtgggggagggggaaggggacctTTAGCTCTGACCTTTTTACCTCGAAACGCCTCTGGGATTTCTAAACAAGTAAACAGAGAGGCTGCCAGGAGAATCTATTGTTCTGACCTCAGTTGAAATTTGCAAAccctgttttttgtgtgtgtgtggggggggggggaaggggggagagaggggaagcaaTTTACCAAAGTACCTGTTGTAAATTAAATGTAGGGATTTGCCTATATCGATGTCTTAAACGCTGCTCAATGCTGTTTTAAAGAAATGGGACCACGTCATCTGAAGGAACTTCCCCTGGTCGTGTAACCATCCTCTTCTCCCCTTTCTAATTGGGATCGTCAGGAATACATCTTTTATGGGCTCTAAAGAAGGTGATTGGAGGTACAGTTAGTCTAGGGACAGGGCTGGGAGAAGGAATACAATAGCTTAAAAGAGAAGGCTTTTTGCTAAAAGTAGTAACTTGCATATCATCTCCTTTgacagggaaaagaaagaaagaaaggaaaagaaagaaagcaagctgGATGCTTTGATAACTCATTTGACTGAAGGAAACTCTTtgaaagtagaaagaaaaggaggacttgtggcaccttagagactaacaaatttatttgagcataagctttcgtgagctacagccgggTTTTATTCATCATAAAGTTCGGGCATTTCCACCAGGGAGAATTCTCATGTCTCTTGCATCTGTTTCTAATCGAAGATGTAATGGGATGGGTCCCATTTGCCTACAAGGCTGACAGGTGAGAATGGACGTTAGCCGTTTCCACTGGAGCAGAGTTTGGCAAGCCCGGGGTGGGATGGGGTCCTGCCCAGGACGGGAAGGCTGATGGAGCTGAGCAGAAAGGACAGGAGGTTACTGATATGTCAGGATGTCGGGCACAACAAAAGCCTAGAAAGCTCGCATTTAAAACTCAAAGGCAGACCCCGGAAGAGGCCGCAGCGCCTGTGTTGATGTGTCCTTACATATGTAAACCCCTTCCGACCTATTTCCATTTATGAGAGGGTTCGtttcatctccccccaccccccaatttcgTCTTTCATTCTGACACTGGCTTCAAAAAAATCACCACACACTTTCTTTCGGGGGGTTTTCTCAGATTTCTTACACTTCCTCTTGTTTTTCTGGAAGTTAACAGGCAGAAACACAGGAATGTGAACTAGAAAACATCGCAAAATACCAGCTCGGTGAATTAGTTggttggaaagaaagaaagaaagaaagaaaga
This window encodes:
- the HOXB1 gene encoding homeobox protein Hox-B1, with translation MDNTRMNSFLEYAICNRGTSAYSPKGYHHLEQGTTSFPACSGTPTSDSYNGDGRFVVAGSATVPSHPAQPNPSYHHPHPSGLGLPFSGSASAGYPPQACNPSYGHHQFYLSQQETDGVYFQSPGYSAPAGSNLSSGSDGYCPSGSGQYQHHPYGQEQQGYLQGAYSHLSSVVTEDKDHACPSELCPTASLTQTFDWMKVKRNPPKTAKVSEYGLVGPPNAIRTNFTTKQLTELEKEFHFNKYLTRARRVEIAATLELNETQVKIWFQNRRMKQKKREKEGLAPAPAPRVAKEVCEASDQSNFTSPEASPNSVSS